The nucleotide window CTGCCTTGTTACCGTGTTTCTTAACCTTAGGCTTGAAGTTTGGTGAAATGAATATCTTCCACCGCCATCAAGACAATGCCGGCAACGGCAAAATTACCTTTTCGGTTGCCAATATGGTTAATCCGGGTACGTTTGACTTGGATAACATAGAGCAATTCAGCACTCGCGGTATTACCATGTTTATGACCTTGCCTAATGCCAATGACCCGCAAAAAGTGTTTAAGCAAATGCTGAGCGCAGCTAAGCAAATTGCCGATGAATTTGGTGGTCAAGTCTTAGATGGGCAGCGCAGTGTTATGACTCGACAAACCGAGCAACACTATATGAGCAAAATACGTGAGTTCGATCGCCGCGCCCGATTGGCCGGTTACTAATCTCATTGAATCATCAAGCCCCACACAATGGGGCTTTTTAATCTAAAGTGATCCGTTATGTCTGAACAAGCCATGAATACCCCTATTTTAGAAAAGATGCAGCAAATCATTGCTGAGCTTAACGAGTACAATTACCAATATTATGTATTGGATCAACCGAGTGTGCCGGATGCACATTACGACCGGTTAATGCGTGAACTGCAGGCGTTAGAGAAAGACCATCCAGAGCTGGTACAACTCGATTCGCCTTCGCAAAAAGTTGGTGGTGCGCCGCTTAAATCATTCTCGCAAGTGACACATCAATTGCCGATGTTATCCTTGGATAATGTCTTTGGTGATGACGAGTGGCAAGCGTTTGTTAAGCGTATATCTGACCGCTTGCATACCTCGCAATTTGCCATTGCCGCAGAGCCTAAGTTAGATGGTTTGGCGGTCAGCTTGCGTTATGAACAAGGTCTGTTAGTGCAAGCGGCAACCCGCGGTGATGGCAGTACCGGCGAGAACATTACTGAAAACGTTCGAACAATTCATGCCATTCCCTTAAAGTTGCGTGGTAGTAACTTTCCTGACGTGCTTGAAGTGCGCGGCGAAGTGTTTATGCCAAAGCAAAGCTTTGAAATGCTTAATGAGCGGGCAATAAAGCAGGGTGAAAAGACCTTTGCCAATCCGCGCAATGCTGCCGCTGGCTCTTTACGCCAATTGGACTCTCGTATCACCGCCAAACGTAACTTGTCGTTTTACGCCTACAGTCTTGGTTATGTTAGTGATGAAAGCTGGTTGGCAGACAGTCACTTTCAACGATTAATGCAAGTTAAAGAACTTGGCTTGCCAATGTGCCCAGAGAGCAAATTATTGTCCGATGCCTCGCAATGTCAGGCTTTTTATCAAGACATCTTAACGCGACGCGAGCAGTTGTCTTATGAAATTGATGGCGTGGTCTTAAAGGTTGATGATATTGCCATGCAGCAAACGCTTGGTTTTGTTGCTCGAGCACCACGCTGGGCAACCGCGTACAAATTCCCAGCACAAGAAGAAATGACTCAATTATTAGATGTTGAGTTTCAAGTGGGCCGAACCGGCGCTATTACCCCCGTTGCACGTTTACAGCCGGTTTTCGTCGGTGGTGTGACGGTCTCTAATGC belongs to Thalassotalea sp. HSM 43 and includes:
- the ligA gene encoding NAD-dependent DNA ligase LigA, with product MNTPILEKMQQIIAELNEYNYQYYVLDQPSVPDAHYDRLMRELQALEKDHPELVQLDSPSQKVGGAPLKSFSQVTHQLPMLSLDNVFGDDEWQAFVKRISDRLHTSQFAIAAEPKLDGLAVSLRYEQGLLVQAATRGDGSTGENITENVRTIHAIPLKLRGSNFPDVLEVRGEVFMPKQSFEMLNERAIKQGEKTFANPRNAAAGSLRQLDSRITAKRNLSFYAYSLGYVSDESWLADSHFQRLMQVKELGLPMCPESKLLSDASQCQAFYQDILTRREQLSYEIDGVVLKVDDIAMQQTLGFVARAPRWATAYKFPAQEEMTQLLDVEFQVGRTGAITPVARLQPVFVGGVTVSNATLHNQDEIERLALKINDTVIIRRAGDVIPQVVSVVMAKRDDKAKDIIFPQTCPVCDSAVDKQEGEAVLRCTGGLFCEAQRKEAIKHFASRKAMDIDGLGDKLVEQLVDENLIHTPADLFALNETVLSTLERMGSKSAQNLVSSLSKSKQTTLAKFIYSLGIREVGETTASNLAQHFLTLTALREASIDLLLEVSDVGDVVANNIVQFFAQPHNNEVIDALLTAGIHWPDIEVKADDELPLKDQTFVLTGTLNQMGRSEAKAKLQSLGAKVSGSVSAKTHYLVAGEKAGSKLTKATDLGVDILTEDEMLALFSQHGV